One Ascaphus truei isolate aAscTru1 chromosome 9, aAscTru1.hap1, whole genome shotgun sequence genomic region harbors:
- the LOC142502312 gene encoding 11-beta-hydroxysteroid dehydrogenase 1-like, protein MSLLKKFLVAFAGILLAFYFYSGRDVFEPAMLKGKRVLVTGASSGIGEQMAYHLANMGSHILITARTEEKLKKVVTKCLQLGAASAYYIPGSMDNMTFAKQVVKETEHLLGGLDMLILNHVGYLYFGYFNGDVDHVRDLLEINFLSYVTMTVAALPMLKESHGNIVVVSSIAGKIGLPFVVSYSTTKFALDGFFSSLRIEFNLLKTNVSITLCVISYIDTDTALNTVAGVIRQPPAPKEECALEIIKGGALRQREVYYQYQATKIPLLLRDWAPTFLEYLLLQSYDIGKLKKKE, encoded by the exons ATGTCTCTGCTGAAAAAGTTCCTCGTTGCCTTCGCAGGGATCCTGCTGGCTTTTTACTTTTACTCAGGAAGAGACGTTTTTGAGCCGG CTATGCTGAAGGGCAAGAGAGTCCTAGTGACAGGAGCCAGCTCTGGCATAGGAGAGCAGATGGCATATCACCTGGCAAACATGGGATCTCACATTCTGATAACAGCACGGACGGAGGAGAAGCTCAAGAAG GTTGTTACAAAGTGTTTACAGCTGGGAGCTGCCTCTGCTTACTACATCCCTGGCAGCATGGACAACATGACGTTTGCTAAGCAGGTAGTGAAGGAAACGGAACATTTATTGG GTGGACTGGACATGCTCATCCTGAACCACGTCGGTTACTTATACTTTGGTTATTTTAACGGGGATGTAGACCACGTAAGGGACCTCCTGGAGATTAACTTCCTGAGCTATGTGACCATGACGGTGGCAGCTCTGCCGATGCTGAAAGAAAGCCACGGGAATATCGTGGTGGTCTCATCTATTGCAG GCAAAATTGGATTACCTTTCGTTGTGTCATATTCTACCACCAAGTTTGCCCTGGACGGATTTTTCAGCTCTTTGCGCATAGAGTTTAACCTGCTGAAAACCAACGTTTCTATCACACTTTGCGTCATCAGCTATATAGACACAG ACACAGCTTTAAATACAGTGGCGGGTGTGATCCGGCAACCGCCAGCTCCGAAGGAGGAGTGTGCGTTGGAGATCATCAAAGGTGGAGCCCTTCGACAAAGGGAAGTTTATTACCAGTACCAAGCCACCAAGATACCACTTCTTCTCCGTGACTGGGCTCCCACATTCCTAGAGTACCTCCTACTCCAGAGTTACGACATAGGGAAGCTCAAGAAGAAGGAATGA